Genomic DNA from Brienomyrus brachyistius isolate T26 chromosome 22, BBRACH_0.4, whole genome shotgun sequence:
aaataaaaattatttctaATATTGATTTATGGTTAATGACCATTAATGATATCTGCGCTAATGTACCCCATTAATATCTGCACTGTGTAATAATGTGGTATTCTGGAAAGCTCACACGAATAAAATAGCTCTATAATTTTCAGTCTGTCCCTAGAAATCATATAACTAAAACTGAAgctaaaatatgtaaaaactaattAGAAATACATCTTTAAAGTATAACTCAGAAAACCAAGACGGTTCCTTAATAAAGCCACACTGAAAATGAAAGCTAAACTGAATTTCAGACGAATATTGAAAATAATACAAAGGCTGAAATAACAGCGCCTGCGAATACGGCTGTTCTCCCCGCCTCTGTTTCTCGGCAGCTGTGGCACGAGCTTTGCGACCTCATGTCTCAGAACCCCGACAAGGTGAAGTCCCTGAACGTGGGCGCCATCATCCGGGGCGGCCTCACCCGCTTCACCGACCAGCTGGGCAAACTCTGGTGCTCCCTGGCAGACTATTACATTCGCAGCGGGCACTTCGAGAAGGTAACACACGTGCACATCCTCGCACACCCTCACACATGCTAATCCAACTGTGATCAGTGCACGTGGCTGCTAAATGCTAGCTTTTGTGTCCTAAGGACCTTTGCCCTGTGACCTTTTGACCAGGCCCGCGATGTGTACGAGGAGGCCATCCAGACTGTGGTCACTGTGCGGGACTTCACCCAGGTTTTCGACAGCTATGCGCAGTTTGAGGAGAGCATGATCGCGGCCAATATGGAGACCACCTCGGAGATGGGCTCGAATGacgacggtggggggggggccgagCGTGCGAACGCGGGGGCGGGTACTCGCGCGGGTCTTCGGGTGCTAGCGCACACGCGGAGGCCGCTGACGCTCCGTCTCTCACCCCAGAGGACGTAGACCTGGAGCTGCGCCTGGCCCGCTTTGAGACGCTCATCACACGGCGCCCCCTGTTGCTGAACAGCGTGCTGTTGCGGCAGAATCCGCACAACGTGCACGAGTGGCACAAGAGGGTGAAGCTGTATGAGGGGAAGCCACACCAGGTGAGATGGCGTTTCCAGACGCGGTGGGTGATCGTCCGGGCCCTTGGCGGGAGCATGGGGTGACTGCGGCATGCGTTTTGACCTCCTGACCCCTCCTTCCCAGATCATCAACACGTACACGGAGGCCGTGCAGACCGTGGACCCCATGAAGGCCACGGGGAAACCCCATTCCCTCTGGGTCGCCTTTGCCAGGTTCTACGAGGAGAATGAGCAGCTGGATGATGTGAGTGCTGCTGAATCGGACGCCCGGCCAGATGGTCACTGGTTCGAGTCCCATTGGAAACGCACTTAACTGGGTAGTCACTTTGGAAACTAGCTTCTGCCGAGCGGTGTGTGTAAGCTGAATATACTGGATTAGTCACATCAGGTAGAGGTAAAATAAGGTAAACATAAGGTAAAATATTCAGCCGGTTAAAGTGTTTGTAACATGGTAAACTGACTGGTTTTGCTGCACTGTTTTGCTGTTCCCAGTCGGTGGATGTTGGTGACTCattttaatgccccccccccccccccgcccccccaggcaCGGACGATCTTCGAGAAggccaccaaggtgaactacAAGCAGGTGGACGACTTGGCGAGCGTGTGGTGCGAGTGCGGCGAGATGGAGTTGCGGCACGAGAACTACGACCAGGCCCTGAGGATCCTGAGGGTGGGTGAGGGGCGGAGCTCCATCTTCAGGGGGGGTGGGGTCTTGTGCAGGACCGCCCACAATGCAAACAGATCGGAGCACACGGACCCATTATCATGTGCTCGTCTGAACGTTTTACCAGACCACATTTACTAACCATGTATACTTTGTTAAATATTGACACAGTTTGCGAATACAATGCATTGTGTTGATTATAGTCAGAGTGTGACAGTGTTAGATACTCACACTAGGAGAGTCTCCATAGGTAGGCTGGTCCTGCCGGTCATTGAACGTGACCAGACTCCTGACGTCGTTCTCTCGGCTTCCTCCGACCCACAGAAAGCCACTGCCATCCCGTCGAGAAAGGCGGAGTACTTTGACTCCTCAGAACCGGTCCAGAACCGCGTCTACAAGTCCCTGAAGGTCTGGTCGATGCTGGCTGACCTGGAGGAGAGCCTGGGCACCTTTCAGGTTTGTCTCGCGAATGTTGCTTCCCCGGGGACACGCTTAGCTCTCGACCCTTTGACCCCCGTCAGTGCCATACTATGGAATAGAGTGTTCCGGAAGACGGGGGTGCAGTGTTCAGGTCTGACATAGCAGTCATTCGGTACATGGGGCACCAGCTGATGTCAGCGTTGCCTCCATAGTCCACGAAGGCAGTGTACGACCGCATCATCGATCTACGCATCGCCACGCCCCAGATCATCATCAACTACGCCATGTTCCTGGAGGAGCACAGCTACTTTGAGGACAGCTTCAAGGTGAGAGGGACCTGTACGCGATCTGAGGCTCCTCTCTTGCACGTTTCTCATTCGTCATACTCTTCCCCTCCTGCGTGTGGCGCCTGCTCTCGATattttgacctctgacctctgcgCTCCTCTCGTCGGCAGGCCTACGAGCGGGGCATCGCCCTCTTCCGCTGGCCCAACGTGTACGACATCTGGAACACCTACCTCACCAAGTTCACCGACCGCTACGGCGGTAAGAAGCTGGAGAGGGCGAGGGACCTGTTTGAGCAGGCTCTGGATGGCTGCCCGCCCAAATATGCCAAGAGTAAGAGGAATGGGGCCATCGTAGGCTGGCGtgtttgtcagtgtgtgtgtgtgtgtgtgtgtgtgtgtgtgtgtgtggcgatAGTGGCAGGGCCTGCGATAACGGcagcgtgtgtctgtctgtgattgGACAGCGATCTACCTGCTGTACGCCaagctggaggaggagtacgGGCTGGCGCGGCATGCCATGGCCGTGTACGAGAGAGCCACACAGGCCGTGGAGACCTTTGAGCAGCACCACATGTTCAACATCTACATCAAGCGTGCGGCCGAGATCTATGGGGTAACGCACACCAGGAGCATCTACCAGAAAGCCATTGAGGTGAGCTCTCCGTGCAGtgg
This window encodes:
- the xab2 gene encoding pre-mRNA-splicing factor SYF1, producing MLSSGGKSDVIFEEDDLPYEEEIIRNPYSVKCWMRYIEHKQNGAKSVLNLIYERALKELPGSYKLWYNYLRERRKQVKGKCITEPVYEEVNNCHERALVFMHKMPRIWLDYCQFLVLQCKITRSRRTFDRALRALPITQHTRVWPLYLQFARNLPLPETAIRIYRRYLKLSPENAEEYIDYLRSIGRLDEAAIRLAAVVNDDSFISKEGKSNYQLWHELCDLMSQNPDKVKSLNVGAIIRGGLTRFTDQLGKLWCSLADYYIRSGHFEKARDVYEEAIQTVVTVRDFTQVFDSYAQFEESMIAANMETTSEMGSNDDEDVDLELRLARFETLITRRPLLLNSVLLRQNPHNVHEWHKRVKLYEGKPHQIINTYTEAVQTVDPMKATGKPHSLWVAFARFYEENEQLDDARTIFEKATKVNYKQVDDLASVWCECGEMELRHENYDQALRILRKATAIPSRKAEYFDSSEPVQNRVYKSLKVWSMLADLEESLGTFQSTKAVYDRIIDLRIATPQIIINYAMFLEEHSYFEDSFKAYERGIALFRWPNVYDIWNTYLTKFTDRYGGKKLERARDLFEQALDGCPPKYAKTIYLLYAKLEEEYGLARHAMAVYERATQAVETFEQHHMFNIYIKRAAEIYGVTHTRSIYQKAIEVLPDEHAREMCLRFADMESKLGEIDRGRAIYSYCSQICDPRMTPTFWQTWKDFEIRHGNEDTIREMLRIKRSVQATYNTQVNFMSSQMLKATANATGTVSDLAPGQSGVDDMKMLEQKALQLAAEAEQDKPKPKDKILFVRSDTSRSELAELAKQANPDEIDIDDEDEDGGDEGDEPDEVQLEQKTVPTAVFGGLKED